The Anopheles coluzzii chromosome 2, AcolN3, whole genome shotgun sequence genome window below encodes:
- the LOC120961619 gene encoding enhancer of mRNA-decapping protein 3: MADKWVGKSVSIHCRNDIGIFQGIIKRVTPSVVVITKAVRNGIPLKKNNVEVTLSAVDIAKLDLISCSNVPSIPSKPVATVAANSGMVTSLDDQYDGLKLMNNGKQHQQQQQQQQQQQQQFQNGTGSAFKLATKSPAQSKYANTPNNTTQPVVGQGKSTASSHPIDINNGSAQNHMASSFTGGFVGSFGNGRPVATVSQSLPHVDGSAKKNGGNGNGKTSRSRKNLAKDSTFGSPDDDPLEMEGDFDFEKNLALFDKQAIWNEIDAHQTKASEAAARQRNAPTSAAKTKYRHDENVLVSTPAQYRQIVVQRVASRDAQEYVTDEGLVIPSIPATLRHTVEEYAVSMGLSRERQHDFLARGATELALQLLGGSRRLTPNNQHQWPKIVIVCEGKLDEVGISTARQLASHGLETVVYLCSLTEATQNSSEVPLYMATGNKISVDVNTLPPCDLVIASVQNPRLTDQLRKWISYSRAPVLAIDPPGAGLEGVSIKCSILPILPLDGIDQNDACGRLYLCNLGIPNQIFRRAGITYKSPFDKFVIPIHRRKDE; this comes from the exons ATGGCCGACAAATGGGTGGGCAAGTCGGTGTCGATACACTGCCGGAACGATATCGGCATTTTCCAGGGTATCATCAAACGCGTCACGCCGTCCGTCGTGGTCATCACGAAAGCGGTCCGGAACGGGATACCGCTCAAGAAGAACAATGTGGAGGTGACGCTCAGTGCGGTCGACATTGCCAAGCTGGATCTGATCTCGTGCAGCAACGTGCCCAGCATTCCGTCGAAACCGGTGGCCACGGTGGCCGCCAACTCGGGCATGGTCACCTCGCTGGACGACCAGTACGATGGGCTGAAGCTGATGAATAATGGcaagcaacatcagcagcagcagcagcagcagcagcagcagcaacaacagttcCAGAACGGAACCGGCAGCGCATTCAAGCTGGCCACCAAATCACCCGCTCAAAGCAAGTATGCAAACACACCGAACAACACGACGCAACCCGTCGTCGGGCAGGGCAAAAGCACCGCCAGCAGCCACCCGATCGACATTAACAACGGCAGCGCCCAGAACCACATGGCGTCGTCGTTCACCGGCGGGTTCGTCGGATCGTTCGGCAACGGGCGGCCGGTGGCCACCGTCAGCCAATCGCTACCGCACGTGGACGGTAGCGCAAAGAAGAACGGTGGCAACGGCAACGGGAAAACGTCCCGCAGCCGGAAGAATCTGGCCAAGGACAGCACGTTCGGCTCGCCGGACGACGATCCGCTCGAGATGGAGGGAGACTTTGATTTCGAGAAGAATCTGGCCCTGTTCGACAAGCAGGCGATCTGGAACGAAATCGACGCGCACCAGACGAAGGCGTCCGAGGCGGCCGCCCGGCAGCGCAATGCGCCCACCTCGGCCGCCAAAACCAAGTACCGGCACGATGAGAATGTGCTCGTGTCGACACCGGCCCAGTACCGGCAGATCGTGGTTCAGCGTGTGGCGTCCCGCGACGCGCAGGAGTACGTGACGGACGAAGGGCTGGTCATACCGTCGATACCGGCCACGCTGCGCCACACCGTCGAGGAGTACGCGGTCAGCATGGGACTGTCGCGGGAGCGGCAGCACGACTTCCTGGCCCGTGGTGCAACCGAGCTGGCGCTCCAGCTGCTCGGTGGATCGAGGCGCCTGACGCCCAACAACCAGCACCAGTGGCCAAAGATTGTGATCGTGTGCGAGGGCAAGCTGGACGAGGTTGGCATATCCACTGCCCGGCAGCTGGCCAGCCACGGGCTGGAGACGGTCGTCTACCTGTGCTCGCTGACGGAAGCGACGCAGAACAGCTCGGAGGTTCCGCTGTACATGGCGACGGGCAACAAAATTTCCGTTGATGTTAATA CTCTACCTCCGTGCGATCTCGTGATCGCCTCGGTGCAGAACCCGCGGCTGACCGATCAGCTGCGCAAATGGATCAGCTACAGCCGGGCGCCGGTGCTAGCGATCGATCCGCCCGGGGCCGGTCTCGAGGGTGTCTCGATCAAATGTTCGATACTGCCCATCCTACCGCTGGACGGGATCGACCAGAACGATGCCTGCGGGCGGTTGTACCTGTGCAACCTGGGCATCCCGAATCAAATCTTCCGCCGTGCCGGCATCACGTACAAAAGCCCGTTCGACAAGTTTGTCATTCCGATCCACCGAAGAAAGGACGAGTAA
- the LOC120961620 gene encoding DALR anticodon-binding domain-containing protein 3: MEGILTKTEKLLHSYLQDRGHTPVIKLLDKNLCQMGDLLVQSKADSALTLDEQALLTASREWPLPFGAISIANNVAHIWFDRVAAFRATLAEKEWQADARAPTAGPIYIEAPTSKEWTTMSLTEFRADMLRTVVKNCFQHAGYTVVQAGEEQLADCPTANATRVKIVQQKSKAVPEQCIELLCGSVLTGSEIQNAAQYIGLRANDMQLIAQHRYGLRLPDMSKLQRLVSSLGRSAAMVDMLHTRHTHVIDMRSQQGILRNQCSSKGASFIMYNYARLASILRKHTELVEQGAGTAIPPVADIDFSLLTDPDEWLLLYAYLMRFPHTIQQTIGYGQPDGRIAPYHLLNFTLCLIKCLSKYYRRVRILTENRPRLQPVMLARLCLIRSLFDMLRVILNILDLEPVEEM, from the coding sequence atggAAGGAATTCTAACGAAAACCGAGAAGCTGCTGCACTCCTATCTGCAAGATCGGGGCCACACCCCCGTCATAAAACTGCTGGACAAAAACCTCTGCCAGATGGGCGATCTGCTCGTGCAGAGCAAAGCCGACAGCGCGTTGACCCTGGACGAGCAGGCCCTGCTTACCGCGAGCAGGGAGTGGCCCCTGCCGTTCGGTGCCATTTCCATCGCCAATAACGTGGCGCACATTTGGTTCGATCGGGTCGCCGCATTTCGGGCCACGCTGGCCGAGAAAGAATGGCAAGCCGATGCTCGTGCACCGACCGCCGGCCCCATCTACATCGAAGCACCGACCAGCAAAGAGTGGACCACCATGTCGTTGACGGAATTCCGGGCCGACATGCTGCGAACGGTGGTGAAAAATTGTTTCCAGCACGCCGGATACACCGTGGTTCAGGCGGGCGAGGAGCAGCTGGCCGATTGCCCGACCGCGAACGCTACACGCGTGAAGATTGTGCAGCAAAAGAGCAAAGCGGTGCCGGAGCAGTGTATCGAGCTGCTGTGCGGCAGCGTGCTGACGGGCAGCGAGATACAGAACGCGGCCCAGTACATCGGTCTGCGCGCGAATGACATGCAGCTTATCGCGCAGCACCGGTACGGGTTGCGGCTGCCGGATATGAGCAAACTGCAGCGGCTCGTGTCGAGCCTCGGGCGGTCGGCGGCCATGGTCGACATGCTGCACACCAGACACACGCACGTGATCGACATGCGCAGCCAGCAGGGCATACTGCGCAACCAGTGCTCGTCGAAGGGCGCCTCCTTCATCATGTACAATTACGCCCGGCTGGCGTCGATCCTGCGCAAGCACACCGAGCTGGTGGAGCAGGGCGCCGGCACTGCCATACCGCCGGTGGCCGACATTGACTTCTCGCTGCTGACCGACCCGGACGagtggctgctgctgtacgcGTACCTGATGCGCTTCCCGCACACGATCCAGCAGACGATCGGGTACGGCCAGCCGGACGGACGGATCGCACCGTACCACCTGCTAAACTTTACGCTGTGCCTGATCAAGTGCCTGAGCAAGTATTACCGCAGGGTTAGAATCTTAACGGAGAACAGACCACGGCTGCAACCGGTCATGCTGGCCAGATTGTGCCTCATCCGCTCGCTGTTCGATATGCTGCGGGTCATACTGAACATACTGGATTTGGAGCCCGTCGAGGAGATGTAG